A stretch of Sinimarinibacterium sp. NLF-5-8 DNA encodes these proteins:
- the lpxC gene encoding UDP-3-O-acyl-N-acetylglucosamine deacetylase codes for MVRQRTLKQAIRASGIGLHSGRKVYMSLLPAGPDTGIVFRRTDLDPVPEVPASAHLLREAVMCSTLVADDGARIMTVEHLMSAFAGLGIDNCIVELSSPEVPIMDGSSGPFVFLIQSAGIFEQDAPKRFIRIRQPVQVTDADKWARFEPYDGFRLTFSIDFQHPAFRASTQDAVVEFSTTSYVSQVSRARTFGFMRELDQLRAANLGLGASLDNVVALDDYRVVNHDGLRYENEFVRHKILDAVGDLYLLGHPVLGAFTAYKSGHALNNKLVRAVLDDPRMYELVTFEDDAEAAPIHFVRGSLAAA; via the coding sequence ATGGTCAGACAACGTACTCTCAAGCAGGCAATCCGCGCCAGCGGCATCGGCCTGCACTCCGGCCGCAAGGTGTATATGTCCCTGCTGCCGGCAGGGCCGGATACCGGCATCGTGTTTCGGCGCACCGATCTGGATCCGGTGCCCGAAGTGCCTGCCAGTGCGCATCTGCTGCGCGAGGCGGTGATGTGCAGCACCCTGGTCGCCGACGATGGCGCCAGGATCATGACCGTGGAACATCTGATGTCGGCGTTTGCCGGGCTTGGCATTGATAACTGCATCGTCGAACTGTCATCGCCCGAGGTGCCGATCATGGATGGCAGCTCCGGGCCGTTTGTGTTTCTGATTCAGTCCGCCGGCATTTTTGAGCAGGATGCGCCCAAGCGCTTCATTCGCATTCGCCAGCCGGTGCAGGTCACGGATGCCGACAAATGGGCACGCTTTGAGCCGTATGACGGGTTCCGGCTGACGTTTTCGATTGATTTTCAGCATCCGGCATTTCGTGCATCGACACAGGACGCGGTGGTCGAGTTTTCCACCACCAGCTACGTCAGCCAGGTCAGTCGCGCGCGCACCTTTGGCTTCATGCGCGAACTGGATCAGCTGCGTGCCGCCAATCTGGGGCTGGGCGCGAGTCTGGACAACGTGGTGGCACTGGATGATTACCGCGTTGTCAACCATGACGGCCTGCGCTACGAAAATGAATTTGTCCGGCACAAGATTCTGGATGCCGTGGGCGATCTGTATCTGCTCGGCCATCCTGTTCTGGGGGCGTTTACCGCATACAAATCGGGGCATGCGCTGAATAACAAGCTGGTGCGCGCGGTGCTGGATGATCCCCGGATGTATGAGCTGGTGACCTTTGAGGACGATGCCGAGGCGGCGCCGATCCACTTTGTGCGCGGCAGTCTGGCGGCGGCCTGA
- the ftsZ gene encoding cell division protein FtsZ yields MGVQSREVFELEDGQRTRAVIRVIGVGGGGCNTVNQMAQEGIDGVEFICANTDRDHLERSIPTNQLQLGVEITRGLGAGSDPERGRMAAEEDRDRIREMIEGTDLLFITAGMGGGTGTGAAPVIAQIAKELGILTIAVVTKPFAHENKKRMLIAQRGIEELRQYVDSLILIPNEKLGLVLGTKISVLNCFKAANDVLHNGVQGISDLITRPGLVNIDFADVRTALSNRGMSMMGLGEASGEDRAQKAVEMALSSPLLDDIELHGAQGLLVNVSCDESLTMEEWTYINSRVNEIASDEADTKCGMSVDPTLDGTLRVTVVATGLTTLQEAVAHQQYPQNPNVTPFPPRGQPTAAGYPPPYPAQSQVHRPAAHQPGLSAPSPRGGYPGAGAAPGGHEAAQLPRSGQRVANGGSRFPFDIGEDVLNIPAFLRNQAD; encoded by the coding sequence ATGGGTGTGCAAAGCAGAGAAGTTTTTGAATTGGAAGACGGTCAGCGCACGCGCGCGGTGATTCGTGTCATCGGCGTGGGCGGCGGTGGCTGCAACACCGTCAACCAGATGGCGCAGGAAGGGATTGATGGCGTGGAGTTCATTTGCGCCAATACCGACCGCGACCATCTGGAGCGCTCGATTCCGACCAATCAGCTGCAGTTGGGCGTGGAAATCACGCGCGGACTCGGTGCGGGTTCTGACCCCGAGCGTGGACGCATGGCGGCTGAGGAAGATCGGGATCGGATCCGCGAGATGATCGAGGGCACCGACTTGCTGTTCATTACCGCAGGCATGGGCGGCGGCACCGGCACCGGCGCAGCACCCGTGATCGCACAGATCGCCAAGGAGCTGGGTATTTTGACCATCGCCGTGGTGACCAAGCCGTTTGCGCATGAAAACAAAAAGCGCATGTTGATCGCACAGCGTGGCATCGAGGAGCTGCGCCAGTACGTCGATTCGCTGATCCTGATCCCCAACGAAAAGCTGGGCTTGGTATTGGGCACCAAAATCTCCGTGCTCAATTGCTTCAAGGCGGCCAACGATGTGCTGCACAACGGCGTTCAGGGTATTTCTGACCTGATCACCCGTCCGGGGCTGGTCAATATCGACTTTGCCGACGTGCGCACGGCGCTGAGCAATCGCGGCATGTCGATGATGGGGCTGGGTGAGGCCAGCGGTGAAGATCGTGCGCAGAAGGCAGTCGAAATGGCGTTGTCCAGTCCGTTGCTCGATGACATCGAACTTCACGGGGCACAGGGCTTGCTGGTGAACGTTTCCTGCGATGAGTCGCTGACGATGGAGGAGTGGACCTACATCAACTCCCGCGTCAACGAAATCGCCTCCGATGAGGCCGATACCAAATGCGGCATGTCGGTTGATCCGACGCTGGATGGCACGCTGCGCGTGACCGTGGTGGCGACGGGGCTGACGACCCTGCAGGAAGCGGTGGCGCATCAGCAATATCCGCAAAACCCGAATGTGACGCCATTCCCCCCGCGCGGGCAGCCGACGGCTGCGGGTTATCCGCCGCCGTATCCTGCGCAGTCGCAGGTGCACCGCCCTGCCGCGCATCAACCTGGACTTTCGGCTCCGTCGCCCAGGGGCGGCTATCCCGGCGCAGGCGCAGCACCCGGTGGCCACGAAGCGGCGCAGTTGCCGCGCAGTGGGCAGCGGGTGGCCAACGGCGGTTCGCGCTTTCCTTTCGATATTGGTGAAGATGTGCTCAATATCCCGGCGTTTTTGCGCAATCAAGCCGATTGA
- the ftsA gene encoding cell division protein FtsA, translating into MGRREQQTLMVGLDIGTTKCAAVIGQLNADDRIEIIGHGESPSRGMNRGDVVNIEQTIHAIKRAVEAAELMANCRAQSLYVCISGTHVKSHNSIGIAPVRSGSVSERDVDSVMDAGRAIAIPADQKILHVIPQEFAVDGREGILDPVGMHGVRLEAKVHVITGSISAAQNIHKCVDSCGMKVDKLILQHIASSHATLLPDERALGVCLIDIGGGTTDIAIYKGGTIRHTAVLPIAGNQVTNDISVAFRTPVKSAEELKLAHGVALPQFASSRDEIEVPGVGDQPSRRLSPLTLVEVIKPRYEELFSYIGRELYRSEWLGHLASGIVLTGGAAQMPGVVELAEQVFGLPVRLGLPHDVDGIKEVVGNPAYSTAVGLLMYGRQDRAQASPTPMQGFAYWLQRAGEWFKGSF; encoded by the coding sequence ATGGGTCGGCGAGAGCAACAAACCTTGATGGTGGGATTGGACATTGGCACGACAAAGTGCGCCGCCGTGATTGGCCAGCTCAATGCCGATGATCGGATCGAGATCATCGGTCACGGCGAGAGCCCGTCACGCGGGATGAATCGGGGCGATGTGGTCAACATCGAACAGACCATCCATGCGATCAAGCGCGCGGTGGAGGCGGCCGAACTGATGGCCAACTGCCGCGCGCAGTCGCTGTATGTGTGCATTTCCGGTACGCATGTCAAAAGCCACAACTCGATTGGCATTGCGCCGGTGCGCAGTGGCAGCGTCTCCGAACGCGATGTGGACAGCGTGATGGACGCCGGGCGCGCGATTGCGATTCCCGCCGACCAGAAGATTCTGCATGTGATTCCGCAGGAGTTTGCCGTCGATGGCCGCGAGGGGATTCTCGATCCGGTGGGCATGCATGGGGTGCGGCTGGAGGCCAAGGTGCATGTCATCACCGGCTCGATTTCGGCGGCGCAGAACATCCACAAATGCGTGGATTCCTGCGGGATGAAGGTGGACAAGCTGATTTTGCAGCACATCGCCTCCAGTCACGCCACGCTGCTGCCGGATGAGCGTGCGCTGGGGGTGTGCCTGATCGATATCGGTGGCGGCACCACGGACATTGCCATCTACAAGGGCGGCACGATCCGGCACACCGCAGTGCTGCCGATTGCCGGCAACCAGGTCACCAACGACATCAGCGTGGCGTTTCGCACCCCGGTCAAAAGTGCCGAGGAGCTCAAGCTGGCGCACGGTGTGGCGCTGCCGCAATTCGCCAGCAGCCGGGATGAGATCGAAGTTCCCGGCGTGGGCGATCAGCCGTCGCGGCGGCTGTCGCCGCTGACCTTGGTGGAAGTCATCAAGCCGCGTTACGAGGAGCTGTTCAGCTATATCGGCCGCGAGCTGTATCGCTCCGAATGGCTGGGACATCTGGCCAGCGGCATCGTCCTCACCGGCGGTGCGGCGCAGATGCCCGGCGTCGTCGAGCTGGCCGAGCAGGTGTTCGGCTTGCCGGTGCGGCTGGGATTGCCGCACGACGTTGATGGGATCAAGGAAGTGGTCGGCAATCCGGCGTATTCCACCGCCGTCGGCTTGCTGATGTATGGCCGTCAGGATCGCGCCCAGGCATCGCCAACGCCGATGCAGGGGTTTGCGTACTGGCTGCAACGGGCAGGGGAATGGTTCAAAGGCAGTTTTTAG
- a CDS encoding cell division protein FtsQ/DivIB, producing MNAYRDETLQAHDEIGSGLLPWQRFAVGLAALLAVGAAIWGFFQVTGMQPVAQLQIEGRLQRVDVMQIDAALRPLLEASFIGVDLQAVQDAAAAQPWVAVARAERHWPATVRVRLWERQPAARWGSEGLLDVNAVPFDPAGRELPPGLPVLSGPTGSASQVLGTYRQLSSRLDGSVFELAGLTQDARGDWVAMTQTDVELRFGRSDPLQAVETLLGPAQRALADQFAGVAHIDLRYTNGFSVGWRSAPPTAAKRTS from the coding sequence ATGAACGCATACAGGGATGAAACCTTGCAGGCGCATGACGAGATCGGGTCGGGGCTGCTGCCGTGGCAGCGCTTTGCCGTGGGGCTGGCGGCGCTGCTGGCCGTGGGCGCGGCGATCTGGGGCTTTTTTCAGGTGACCGGCATGCAGCCGGTCGCGCAGTTGCAGATTGAAGGGCGGCTGCAACGGGTGGATGTGATGCAGATCGACGCCGCTTTGCGGCCACTGCTGGAGGCGTCGTTCATCGGTGTTGATTTGCAGGCGGTGCAGGACGCGGCGGCGGCGCAGCCGTGGGTGGCGGTGGCGCGCGCCGAGCGGCATTGGCCGGCCACGGTACGGGTCAGGCTGTGGGAGCGCCAGCCTGCGGCGCGCTGGGGCAGTGAGGGCTTGCTCGACGTCAACGCAGTGCCGTTTGACCCGGCCGGACGCGAATTGCCGCCGGGGTTGCCGGTGCTGTCGGGGCCGACGGGCAGTGCCTCACAGGTTCTGGGGACGTATCGGCAGCTGTCGTCGCGGCTGGACGGCAGTGTGTTTGAGCTGGCCGGGCTGACCCAGGATGCGCGCGGCGATTGGGTGGCGATGACCCAGACCGATGTGGAGCTGCGCTTTGGTCGCAGTGATCCGCTGCAGGCGGTGGAGACGCTGTTGGGGCCGGCGCAGCGCGCGCTCGCCGATCAGTTTGCCGGGGTTGCGCATATCGACTTGCGCTACACGAATGGGTTTTCAGTGGGCTGGCGCAGTGCGCCGCCAACTGCAGCAAAGAGGACGTCTTGA
- a CDS encoding D-alanine--D-alanine ligase, with protein sequence MSARIRVTDPRAFGRVAVLMGGWSAERQVSLWSGEGVLAALRSKGVDAVAVDATPENILTLKNQGIARAFNVLHGTGGEDGTVQAALALQGIACTGSGVMACALGMDKLRTKRLWRDAGLPTPDFVQLHSVDDARAAAGRLGYPFIIKPSDEGSSVGVSKVKSADQIAPAFALARGDAERARPARTVMAERFVAGCAQGHEFTCAIVDGQALPTIRIEPDGDFYDYNAKYLSDRTRYHCPSGLDGSLEAHIQDLCLQAFAVVGASGWGRVDFMLDADAQPQLIEVNLVPGMTTHSLVPMAARARGMDYAELCWAILETTLAPAGVTP encoded by the coding sequence ATGAGCGCGCGCATTCGAGTCACCGATCCGCGCGCGTTTGGGCGCGTGGCAGTGTTGATGGGCGGCTGGTCTGCCGAGCGCCAGGTGTCGCTGTGGTCGGGCGAAGGCGTGCTGGCGGCGCTGCGCAGCAAGGGCGTTGATGCGGTGGCGGTCGATGCCACACCAGAGAACATTCTTACCCTTAAAAATCAAGGTATTGCGCGCGCGTTCAACGTGCTCCACGGCACCGGCGGTGAAGACGGCACGGTGCAGGCGGCGCTGGCGCTGCAAGGCATTGCCTGCACCGGCAGCGGGGTGATGGCCTGTGCGCTGGGCATGGACAAGCTGCGCACCAAGCGGCTGTGGCGCGATGCCGGTTTGCCAACGCCGGATTTTGTGCAACTGCACAGCGTTGATGACGCGCGCGCGGCGGCTGGGCGTCTGGGCTATCCGTTCATCATCAAGCCCAGCGACGAAGGCTCCAGCGTTGGCGTCTCCAAGGTCAAAAGCGCCGATCAAATCGCTCCGGCGTTTGCGCTGGCGCGCGGTGATGCTGAGCGCGCGCGCCCAGCCCGCACAGTGATGGCCGAGCGTTTTGTGGCGGGCTGCGCCCAAGGGCATGAGTTCACCTGCGCGATTGTGGACGGGCAGGCATTGCCCACCATTCGGATCGAGCCGGACGGCGATTTTTACGATTACAACGCCAAATACCTGTCGGATCGCACCCGGTATCACTGTCCGTCGGGGCTGGATGGCTCGCTGGAAGCGCATATCCAAGACCTGTGTTTGCAGGCGTTTGCGGTGGTCGGTGCCAGTGGTTGGGGGCGGGTGGATTTCATGCTCGATGCCGACGCCCAGCCGCAGTTGATTGAAGTCAATCTGGTGCCCGGCATGACCACGCACAGCCTGGTGCCGATGGCGGCGCGCGCGCGCGGCATGGATTACGCCGAGCTGTGCTGGGCGATTCTGGAAACCACGCTGGCACCTGCCGGGGTGACGCCATGA
- the murB gene encoding UDP-N-acetylmuramate dehydrogenase translates to MSALRAMDTGALRGELRAHEPMARHTSWRVGGVADRFYIPADRADLIAFVTRLPANEPLLWLGLGSNLLVRDGGFRGTVVALHNALDALTQPAENQIEAEAGVHCARLAKFAERARLAGLGFLAGIPGTVGGALAMNAGAWGGETWAQVIEAEVLLRDGSTRWLQPHDITYGYRHVELPPNALGFLAARFAVTADADGRYAEQTRASLAQRKATQPVGKPSAGSTFRNPPNDFAARLIESCGLKGFQIGGAQVSTQHANFVIAEGQARAADVEALIAHIQTTVRAQTGVQLQPEVKIVGEST, encoded by the coding sequence ATGAGCGCGCTGCGAGCCATGGATACCGGCGCCTTGCGCGGTGAACTGCGCGCGCACGAGCCGATGGCGCGGCACACCTCGTGGCGCGTCGGCGGTGTGGCCGATCGGTTTTACATCCCCGCCGATCGCGCCGATTTGATCGCTTTTGTCACCCGGTTACCGGCAAATGAGCCGCTGCTGTGGTTGGGGCTGGGCAGCAATCTGCTGGTGCGCGACGGCGGGTTTCGCGGCACCGTGGTGGCGCTGCACAACGCCCTGGATGCGCTGACGCAGCCTGCCGAAAACCAGATTGAGGCCGAGGCCGGGGTGCACTGCGCGCGCCTGGCCAAGTTTGCCGAGCGCGCGCGCCTGGCCGGTTTGGGCTTTTTGGCCGGGATTCCCGGCACCGTCGGCGGCGCGCTGGCGATGAATGCCGGGGCCTGGGGCGGCGAAACCTGGGCGCAGGTGATCGAAGCCGAAGTGTTGCTGCGCGACGGCAGCACCCGCTGGCTGCAACCGCACGACATCACCTACGGCTATCGCCATGTGGAATTGCCGCCAAACGCGTTGGGCTTTTTGGCCGCGCGCTTTGCGGTAACGGCGGATGCCGATGGCCGTTATGCCGAACAAACGCGCGCGTCACTGGCGCAGCGCAAGGCCACGCAGCCGGTGGGCAAGCCCAGCGCGGGCAGCACTTTCCGCAATCCGCCCAACGATTTTGCCGCGCGCCTGATCGAATCCTGTGGCTTGAAAGGTTTTCAGATCGGCGGTGCACAGGTGTCCACGCAGCACGCCAATTTTGTGATTGCTGAGGGGCAGGCGCGCGCGGCCGATGTGGAGGCGTTGATCGCCCACATTCAAACCACGGTGCGCGCGCAAACCGGCGTGCAATTGCAGCCGGAAGTCAAAATTGTCGGAGAGTCGACATGA
- the murC gene encoding UDP-N-acetylmuramate--L-alanine ligase yields the protein MIVTNDRRLNTRPMRRVRRIHMLGIGGSGMAGIAEVLINLGYQVSGSDLKASAATQRLAAQGATIFIGHDAEHARGADVVVISTAVKPDNAEYAFAREQRIPIVRRAEMLAELMRFRYGIAIAGTHGKTTTTSLVASVLAEGGLDPTYVIGGKLKSAGANAKLGASDYLVAEADESDASFLHLSPLMAVVTNIDADHLETYGHDFSRLCATFVDFLHRLPFYGLAVMCVDDPVVRQTIGKIGRPAISYGFAEDADLRAVNVRPNGLGTRFEVRARDGFAAEFELNLPGDHNVQNALAAIAIARDLGVQTEAIARALREFEGIGRRCEPHPDLHLGARCVQLVDDYGHHPREIAATLQAMRAAHPQRRLVVVFQPHRYTRTRDLFDDFCAVLAEVDVLLLADVYAAGEAPIEGATSRALARGIRARGQVEPVLLPNGLAEVPELLERIAEDGDVLLTLGAGDVGSLPAKLVAQFGGSS from the coding sequence ATGATCGTCACCAACGACCGTCGCCTGAACACCCGGCCGATGCGCCGCGTGCGTCGCATTCACATGCTCGGCATTGGCGGCTCCGGCATGGCCGGGATTGCCGAGGTGCTGATCAATCTGGGCTATCAGGTCAGCGGCAGCGATTTGAAAGCCAGCGCCGCCACCCAGCGGCTGGCCGCGCAGGGCGCAACGATCTTTATTGGCCATGATGCCGAACACGCGCGCGGTGCCGATGTGGTGGTGATTTCCACCGCAGTCAAACCCGATAACGCCGAATACGCCTTTGCCCGCGAGCAGCGCATTCCCATCGTCCGCCGCGCCGAAATGCTCGCCGAGTTGATGCGTTTTCGTTATGGCATCGCCATTGCCGGAACGCATGGCAAAACCACCACCACCAGCCTGGTGGCCAGCGTGCTGGCCGAAGGCGGGCTTGATCCTACCTATGTGATTGGCGGCAAGCTCAAATCGGCCGGTGCCAATGCCAAGCTGGGCGCCAGCGACTATCTGGTGGCCGAGGCCGATGAAAGCGACGCCTCGTTTTTGCATTTGTCGCCGCTGATGGCAGTGGTGACCAACATCGACGCCGATCATCTGGAAACCTACGGCCACGACTTTTCCAGGCTCTGCGCCACCTTTGTTGATTTTTTGCATCGCCTGCCGTTTTACGGGCTGGCGGTGATGTGTGTGGATGATCCGGTGGTGCGCCAGACCATCGGCAAGATTGGCCGTCCGGCGATCAGCTACGGTTTTGCCGAGGATGCCGATTTGCGCGCGGTCAATGTTCGCCCCAATGGTCTGGGCACGCGCTTTGAAGTGCGCGCGCGCGATGGCTTTGCCGCCGAGTTTGAACTGAACCTGCCCGGCGATCACAACGTACAGAACGCGCTGGCGGCGATTGCCATTGCCCGCGATCTGGGCGTGCAAACCGAGGCGATTGCGCGCGCGCTGCGCGAGTTTGAAGGCATTGGCCGTCGCTGCGAACCGCATCCCGATCTGCATCTGGGCGCGCGCTGTGTGCAGCTGGTGGACGATTACGGCCATCACCCGCGTGAGATTGCCGCCACCCTGCAAGCGATGCGCGCGGCGCATCCGCAGCGGCGTCTGGTCGTGGTGTTCCAGCCGCATCGCTACACCCGCACCCGCGATTTGTTTGATGACTTTTGCGCCGTGCTGGCCGAGGTTGATGTGCTGTTGCTGGCCGACGTATACGCCGCCGGTGAAGCGCCGATTGAAGGTGCTACTTCGCGCGCGCTGGCACGCGGCATCCGCGCGCGCGGCCAGGTCGAGCCGGTGCTGCTGCCCAATGGTTTGGCTGAAGTGCCGGAACTGCTGGAACGCATTGCCGAGGATGGCGATGTGCTGCTGACGCTGGGCGCCGGTGATGTGGGCAGCCTGCCCGCCAAACTCGTCGCCCAGTTTGGAGGGTCGTCATGA
- the murG gene encoding undecaprenyldiphospho-muramoylpentapeptide beta-N-acetylglucosaminyltransferase translates to MKLMIMAGGTGGHVYPALAVAHHLIARGHQVVWMGAPDSFESRVVSAQGIALRPVQISGLRGKGMLKLLAAPWLLLRALWQAMQILRRERPDVVLGMGGFVAGPGGLAAWLLGIALVIHEQNAAAGLTNRLLARIARRVLQAFPGTFANARTVGNPTRQGFAELPEPALRQQHDGAPRVLVIGGSQGARALNERVPQALSLLTPVERPEVRHQGGRTLEVAQQMYAHEDVAAQVDAFIDDMPAALAWADLVICRSGASTVAELAAAGCASVLVPFPAAVDDHQTRNAEYLLRAGAAALLPESEATPARLAALMRELLGDRQQLRRMAEAARAAAWLSATEQIADACLEAAGRAQS, encoded by the coding sequence ATGAAACTGATGATCATGGCCGGCGGCACCGGCGGGCACGTTTATCCGGCGTTGGCGGTGGCGCATCACCTGATCGCGCGCGGCCATCAAGTGGTGTGGATGGGCGCGCCGGACAGCTTCGAGTCGCGCGTGGTCAGCGCCCAGGGCATTGCGCTGCGTCCGGTACAGATCAGCGGTCTGCGCGGCAAGGGCATGCTCAAGCTGCTGGCGGCGCCGTGGCTGCTGCTGCGCGCGTTGTGGCAGGCGATGCAGATTCTGCGCAGAGAGCGTCCCGATGTGGTGCTGGGCATGGGCGGCTTTGTCGCCGGCCCCGGCGGTCTGGCCGCCTGGCTGCTGGGCATTGCGCTGGTCATTCACGAACAAAACGCCGCCGCAGGGCTGACCAACCGCCTGCTTGCGCGTATCGCCAGGCGGGTGTTGCAAGCCTTTCCCGGCACCTTTGCCAATGCCCGCACGGTGGGCAACCCCACCCGGCAAGGCTTTGCCGAGCTGCCGGAACCGGCACTGCGCCAGCAACACGACGGTGCCCCGCGCGTGCTGGTGATTGGCGGCAGCCAGGGCGCGCGCGCGCTCAACGAGCGGGTGCCGCAGGCACTGAGCCTGCTGACGCCGGTGGAGCGTCCCGAAGTGCGTCATCAGGGCGGGCGCACGCTGGAAGTGGCGCAACAGATGTATGCGCATGAAGACGTTGCGGCGCAGGTGGATGCGTTCATCGACGACATGCCCGCAGCCTTGGCCTGGGCCGATCTGGTGATCTGTCGTTCTGGCGCGTCCACCGTGGCCGAGCTGGCTGCGGCGGGCTGCGCCAGTGTTTTAGTGCCGTTTCCGGCGGCGGTTGATGACCATCAAACCCGCAATGCCGAATATCTGCTGCGCGCGGGCGCAGCGGCGCTGCTGCCTGAAAGCGAGGCCACGCCGGCCCGACTGGCGGCGCTGATGCGCGAGTTGCTCGGTGATCGCCAGCAGTTGCGGCGCATGGCCGAGGCCGCGCGCGCCGCAGCCTGGCTCAGTGCCACCGAACAGATTGCCGACGCCTGCTTAGAAGCCGCCGGGAGGGCACAGTCATGA
- the ftsW gene encoding putative lipid II flippase FtsW, with product MIAHSQALFERVQQHVSLPRARYGLDPWLCTALALLLTYGLIMVASASVAQAEKLTGDPAFFFNRQLMFAGIGVCLGAVLFCVPLGAWQRMHIPLYLGALALLLLVLLPGVGVVINGSRRWLSLGFFRFQASEPARLMLMMFVAAYVARRQAELQTGLRGLLLPLVAVGLACALQVIEPDLGGTVMMVAVVSLMLFLGGARVSYYAAFMGVAALGFVYLAVAEPYRLARMVSFSDPWADVEGHGWQLAQSLIAIGRGQWSGVGLGNSVQKLLYLPEMHTDFIFAILAEELGLFGIALLLGLFGVIVWRGFAIAQCAERRGDLFAGFLAYGLTGWVGMQALVNMGVNLGLLPTKGLTLPMVSFGGSSLMTVCMMMALLLRVDYENRRAEAGDDPAGMVPEAAATKGARR from the coding sequence ATGATTGCTCACTCACAAGCCTTGTTTGAACGGGTTCAGCAGCATGTCTCGCTGCCGCGCGCGCGCTATGGCCTGGATCCGTGGCTGTGCACGGCGCTGGCGCTGTTGCTGACCTATGGCCTGATCATGGTCGCCAGCGCCTCGGTGGCACAGGCCGAAAAGCTCACCGGCGATCCGGCCTTTTTCTTCAACCGCCAGTTGATGTTTGCCGGCATTGGCGTGTGTCTGGGCGCCGTGCTGTTCTGCGTGCCGCTGGGGGCCTGGCAACGCATGCACATTCCGTTGTATCTGGGGGCGCTGGCGCTGCTGCTGCTGGTGTTGTTGCCGGGCGTCGGGGTGGTCATCAACGGTTCGCGGCGCTGGTTGTCGCTGGGCTTTTTCCGCTTTCAGGCGTCCGAGCCGGCACGATTGATGCTGATGATGTTCGTGGCCGCTTATGTGGCGCGCCGCCAGGCCGAATTGCAGACCGGCCTGCGCGGGCTGCTGTTGCCGCTGGTGGCGGTGGGGCTGGCGTGCGCGCTGCAGGTCATCGAGCCGGATCTGGGCGGCACGGTGATGATGGTGGCGGTGGTGTCGCTGATGCTGTTTCTGGGCGGTGCGCGGGTCAGCTATTACGCGGCTTTCATGGGCGTTGCCGCGCTGGGGTTTGTCTACCTTGCAGTGGCCGAGCCTTACCGGCTGGCGCGCATGGTCAGTTTTTCTGATCCGTGGGCGGATGTCGAAGGCCACGGCTGGCAGTTGGCGCAATCGCTGATTGCCATCGGTCGCGGCCAGTGGTCGGGCGTGGGGCTGGGCAACAGCGTGCAAAAGCTGCTGTACCTGCCGGAAATGCACACCGATTTCATCTTTGCCATCCTCGCTGAAGAACTGGGGCTGTTCGGCATCGCCCTGCTGCTGGGGCTGTTTGGTGTGATCGTCTGGCGGGGCTTTGCCATTGCCCAGTGTGCAGAGCGCCGTGGTGATCTGTTTGCCGGATTTTTGGCCTATGGGCTGACCGGCTGGGTCGGCATGCAGGCGCTGGTCAACATGGGGGTCAATCTGGGGCTTTTGCCGACCAAGGGATTGACCTTGCCGATGGTCAGCTTTGGTGGTTCCTCGCTGATGACGGTGTGCATGATGATGGCGCTGTTGCTGCGCGTGGATTATGAAAACCGGCGTGCCGAGGCCGGAGATGATCCCGCCGGTATGGTGCCCGAAGCCGCCGCCACCAAAGGAGCGCGGCGATGA